The region CAGCAGCTTGATCGTCTGCGCTTCCACGCCCTTGGCTGCATCGATCACCATCAGCGCCGAGTCGACCGCCGTCAGCACGCGGTAGGTATCTTCCGAGAAGTCCTGGTGACCCGGGGTGTCGAGCAGGTTGACGACGTGGTCGCGGAATTCGAACTGCATCACCGAGGAAGCGACGGAAATGCCGCGCTGCTTCTCGATCTCCATCCAGTCCGACGTCGCGTGACGGCCCGATTTACGCGCCTTGACGGTACCGGCCATCTGGATCGCTCCCGAGAACAGCAGCAGTTTTTCCGTCAAGGTGGTTTTACCGGCATCCGGGTGGGAAATGATGCCGAAGGTGCGGCGGCGCTGCACTTCGCGCGCGATCACGGCCGGCGCCTTGCTGCTCACTGACGCTGCGGCGCTGTCCGCATTGTCGCTGGAATCGGGGGTGTTGATGTCGTTCTCGTTGGCCATATTGGTGACCATAATATGGCCCTCGCAAAAAACCCTCGATTTTACAGAAGGATCGGCCTTCCGTGTGAACTGCTTCACTCTGGCGAACGGCAAAATTGGCCACTTCATCAAGGGGTCACAATCCGCAGGCAACATTGCACTGCAGAAATGTTGTCACCCTACCCTGGAAACCCGATGAAAATGCTCCTCACCCCCGCCATCCGACTCATGCAGCGCCTGCGCCTGCTGCCCAAATTCATGCTTGTCTGCCTGGTCTTTTTGCTGCCTTTGGTGCTGGCGACCACCCTGCTGATCTCGGAGCTGGGCAAGTCGCTGGCCCAGGCGCAGGATGCACAGCGGGGCGTGGCCTATGTGCACCAGCTGCAAGAAGGCACGCGCCTGCTGCAGCAGCGGCGCGGCCTCGAACACTTGCGCCTGAGCGGCAAGGCGGGCATGGACAACACGGCCGCCAATGCACGCATCACGGCCACGCTGGCCGCCCTGGCGCGCTTGCCGGCGGGCGCCGACCTGCCCCAGGCGGCCGAGCTGAGCAAGCAGTGGCAAGCCCTGCTGGGCCGACAGACGGGCCTCGCGGCGCGTGACAGCTACGCGGCGCACACGGCGCTGTTGCGCCAGGCAGCCAAACTGGGCCAGCTGGTGGCCGACCGTTCGCACCTGAGCCTGGACCCGGACGCGGGCGCCAACCACCTGAGCGCAGTCTTCACGGCCACCCTGCCCGACCTGGCCGAAAGCCTGTCGGACATCGCCGGGCGCGGCGCCGCCTACATCGACACGGGCCTGTTCGAGGCGAATGAAGATCAACTCGTCAACGCCAACGCCCTGATCGCGCGCCACGAACTGGAACGCCTGCCGGCCCGCTTTGACGAAATCATCGCCGCCAAGCCGGCCTTGCGCGCCAGCCTGCTGCCGTCCCTGAAAGCCGTGCCGGCCGCGCTGGCCTTCCTCGAACGCACGAAAAACGAAGTGACGAATTCCTACGACCAGACCTCGGGCGCGCAATTCCACGCGGCCGGCATGCAGGCGATCGACGCCCTGCACGCGCTCTCGGGCGCGTCGGCCACCGCGCTGGACGGATTGCTGGCGCAGCGCATCGCCCGCGACGAGGCGCGCCGCGCCCTGATCCTGGCCGCCATGCTGCTGGTGCTGCTGGCCGCCGCCTACCTGTGCGCGGGCTTCTATGCCGCCTTCGCGCGCGACGTGAAGCAATTGCGCGTGGCCGTCGGCGCGGCAGCGGCGGGCGACCTGTCGCAGCGCATCACCTCGCAGGCGCACGATGAAATCGGCGACCTGGTGCGCGACTTCGGCGCCATGACGCATGGCCTGGCCACGCTGGTGCAGGAAATCCGCGGCGGCGCGGCCGTCATCGCGGCCGCCGGCGCCGACATCGCCCAGGGCAACGCGGCCCTGTCCGGCCATACGGCCACGCAGGCGGACGCACTGGGCGCCACCGTCGACTCGATGCGCGAGCTGACGGCCACCGTCGGCCGCAACGAAGCCCACGTAGGACAGGGCCGCACCCTGGTGGCGACGGCGGCCGACGTGGCACTGCGCGGCGGGCAAACCGTGGGCGCCGTGGTCGACACCATGGCCTCGATCAAGGCCAGCTCGCACAAGATCGTCGACATCATCGGTGTCATCAACGGCATCGCCTTCCAGACGAATATCCTGGCCCTGAACGCCGCCGTCGAAGCGGCCAGAGCCGGCGAGCAGGGGCGCGGCTTCGCCGTGGTCGCCTCCGAGGTGCGCAGCCTGGCGCAGCGCTCGAACGAGGCGGCGCTGGAAATCAAGCGCCTGATCGGCGATTCGGTCGCCACCGTCGATGCAGGCGGCGACCTCGTCAATGCCGCCGGCAACACCATGCGGCAAGTCGTCGACGCCGTGCAGCAGGTGGCCGTCGTCATCGGGCGCATCAGCAGCGCCGGCGCCGAGCAGAATGGCGAGATCGC is a window of Janthinobacterium rivuli DNA encoding:
- a CDS encoding methyl-accepting chemotaxis protein, which codes for MKMLLTPAIRLMQRLRLLPKFMLVCLVFLLPLVLATTLLISELGKSLAQAQDAQRGVAYVHQLQEGTRLLQQRRGLEHLRLSGKAGMDNTAANARITATLAALARLPAGADLPQAAELSKQWQALLGRQTGLAARDSYAAHTALLRQAAKLGQLVADRSHLSLDPDAGANHLSAVFTATLPDLAESLSDIAGRGAAYIDTGLFEANEDQLVNANALIARHELERLPARFDEIIAAKPALRASLLPSLKAVPAALAFLERTKNEVTNSYDQTSGAQFHAAGMQAIDALHALSGASATALDGLLAQRIARDEARRALILAAMLLVLLAAAYLCAGFYAAFARDVKQLRVAVGAAAAGDLSQRITSQAHDEIGDLVRDFGAMTHGLATLVQEIRGGAAVIAAAGADIAQGNAALSGHTATQADALGATVDSMRELTATVGRNEAHVGQGRTLVATAADVALRGGQTVGAVVDTMASIKASSHKIVDIIGVINGIAFQTNILALNAAVEAARAGEQGRGFAVVASEVRSLAQRSNEAALEIKRLIGDSVATVDAGGDLVNAAGNTMRQVVDAVQQVAVVIGRISSAGAEQNGEIARINQALAQIDDMTRQNAGLVDEARAGSQRLHQEGEALTQAVSRFRLGEHEAPNPRQAPAATVRDGLPSVRPAGLWSANKPRVISQNRAERRKVS